The following coding sequences lie in one Vespula pensylvanica isolate Volc-1 chromosome 7, ASM1446617v1, whole genome shotgun sequence genomic window:
- the LOC122630718 gene encoding SLIT and NTRK-like protein 6, translated as MNVTPCFLVLVLRVLSSSPLSAYAYAEEEIDCQVYNHLHVCLSNGILESVAFKDVKAVQTIEDTELHLEDLAITDIRKNAFARVNGSTALYLRNNDLSTVSNHYFESLDQLTYLDLRNNSIRDIGDAAFVGLNYLETLLLDYNNVSDLRPNVWKGLTELHELYATNNNIVLRRNAFKGLRQLETLALDSNGITEIPVGTFSGLPHIDLLYLSRNKISTFQPDVFSGLNEINELDLGKNRFRSLPVGAFRHLKSLNSLWLNGNAIEAIGKDAFEGLDDLSILFLNNNELRYVDMSAFAKMKIVTVEPGFKINDQLVEHISEHTGKYHCTNVLYQEPYDCVKIRA; from the coding sequence ATGAACGTCACGCCGtgctttctcgttctcgtctTACGAGTTCTCTCGTCTTCTCCGTTATCCGCGTACGCTTACGCCGAGGAAGAAATCGATTGCCAGGTTTATAATCACCTTCACGTTTGTCTCTCGAACGGGATCCTCGAGAGCGTAGCCTTCAAGGACGTGAAGGCCGTTCAAACGATCGAGGACACGGAGCTTCATCTCGAGGATCTCGCCATCACGGATATCAGAAAGAACGCGTTCGCGCGAGTCAACGGTTCGACGGCCCTTTACTTACGAAACAACGATTTGTCGACCGTCTCGAACCACTATTTCGAGTCCCTCGATCAATTGACGTATTTGGatttacgaaataattcgatCCGAGACATCGGGGATGCCGCGTTTGTCGGATTGAATTATTTGGAAACGTTGCTCTTGGACTACAATAACGTTTCCGATCTCCGTCCGAACGTCTGGAAGGGTCTGACCGAACTTCACGAGCTCTATGCCACCAACAACAATATCGTACTGAGGAGAAACGCGTTTAAGGGTTTGAGACAATTGGAGACGCTCGCTTTGGATTCTAATGGAATAACGGAGATACCGGTCGGCACCTTCTCTGGGCTACCTCACATCGATCTACTTTACTTGTCGAGGAACAAAATATCCACATTTCAGCCCGATGTATTTAGTGGGCTGAATGAGATAAACGAGTTGGATCTAGGAAAAAATCGTTTCCGATCTCTTCCCGTTGGAGCGTTTCGACATTTGAAGAGCTTGAATTCTCTTTGGTTGAACGGGAACGCGATCGAAGCTATCGGAAAGGACGCCTTCGAGGGGTTGGACGATCTCTCGATCTTGTTTTTGAATAACAACGAGCTTCGATACGTCGATATGTCGGCTTTCGCCAAAATGAAGATCGTCACCGTAGAGCCCGGCTTCAAAATAAACGACCAACTGGTCGAACATATTTCCGAACATACTGGAAAATATCATTGTACCAACGTTCTCTATCAGGAACCCTACGACTGCGTCAAGATCAGAGCGTAG